The Methanosarcina acetivorans C2A genome includes the window GGCAGAGACAGGAGTACCGATTAAAGCGCCTTTCGGAGCCTCAACGTCGCTTCTCACCCCCGTAATAACTTCCCCTTCACTGGTCATAACCCGAGGAGGAGTCAACTTTTGATATTGTTCGTGGGCTCTTTTACGAAAAGCTATGAGGCATCTCACATCTTCGCCGGAATGGTTTTCCAGCAATGCAATCAGCTCATCCAGATACAGATAGAACACATCTTCATCCCTCTCCAGAATTTCTCTTTCATGTAAAGATCGTGCCTCTGCCAGGATAGCCTGCCGATAGATGTCAAAAAATCGAACAATGACATACTTGGGAAACTCGCGTAAGCCTGTGGAATTTCGGTAAATGGAAATGAGTCTGGCCATAAGCCCTGTTTTGAGCCTTCCGGCGGGAGTATTACGCATACGTTCCAGAAGTTTTTGCACGTATTCCTGAGCCTCTTTCTGGCCCTGGCTGAACCGTTTCCGGTGTTCACCCGGAGCGTTGCTTTTCATGTGGTTTATAATGGAGGGAACAAGCAAGGTAGGAGCTTCTCGCCATCGAAGGTTTGAGATATCGATCTCACCCGGGCAGCGCATGCCGTACAGTTCCATGAACCTATCCAGTTCGGGCCTGAACGCATCCCCACCCTTTACTTTACTCAACCCCTGATAGAAAGTGATGTCTTCAGCTCTTTTCAGGTAATTCTCAACTTCAGGATATCTCCGTACCGTATCGGCCAGATCCCCTATCATTAACCCCATCTCACCGGTCACATTGCCAGGCGGGGATTTACTCAGCGTATCCACATCCAGATCCTCCCCCAACCATCTTCTGGTCAGGCGGCTTGCCATTGGCAGGACAATGAATGGCAAGGGTACGTACATCATGCTGTCATTCAGGTCTTGCAGTAAGTTTTCCATACTTTCCCTGACCCGTTTAATCCGTTCCACTCCTGACAGCTGCATGATGCTGTTTCTGTACTTACTAATGGTCTGTTCAGGAGGAACTGTGGCCCGTTCGATAATGCCTGAAGGGTCCAGAAAAAATAAACTGTTGATAATTATCGGAATACCCTTTAGATAAAACGGAAGCATTGGTTTGAATAATCTAAACAGCTGCTTTGTTGCACCCTTGTTTGCTTTAGCCTCCTGTTGAAAGGCCTCACTTGTCACTATTTTTTCCAGGGCATTTCCCATTAATTCGTCCAGGATGGTAATTTTCCAGGTAAAATATTTCCGAAAAAACTTACTGTATAAAAGAAGAGTGACGTCGAAAAAAAGCCTGTCTCCGGCTTCCACTATCACTGAATTGGGAAAGGCAGCGGGATCCTTCCCAAGGGGAAATACCCCCTGAAAAATAGAAATCCCCATGGGTTTCATGGCATCCGTCATCATCTGCAGGTGAGCAAAAGAAAAAAAAATGTGAAGTTTATTGTCATGGACCTTGGGGACGGGATAAAGAGAGGTAATAGGACGGCTTTGTAAGATATAGAACTTATCGCCTGCCAGGCACCATTCGATATCCTGTTCCAGACACTGTTCGGCACCCCCTCCCGGACACCTTTCAGAACCACGTTCAGGACGCTGTTCAACACCACGTTCAGGACAGTAGTGTTTTTCTATCCTTTGGCCGAGTCGGGCCAGCTCCAGAATTTTGTCATCAGAGAGGGCCTGTTTGTTTTGCAGTTCGGGAGCAAGTTCCTTAATCTTCGTTCCCCCTTCTGCGGCCGGATAAATAGCTTTCTTCTTTTCTGCAATTTGCTTTTTAACAATCCTATCCTTGAGGACCTGATAAGAGTCGGCGGAAACAATTCCTGAAACCAGCGCTTCACCCAACCCGAAGCTGGCGTCAATGGAAATAATATTCCTGTGCCCTGTAACGGGGTCTGCAGTAAACATAAGCCCGGAAACATCCGGAAATACCATTTGCTGCACCACTATGGACAGATACACCGAACGGTGATCGAATCCGTTTTTCATGCGGTAAAGAATTGCCCTGTCGGTAAACAGCGAAATCCAGCACTTCCGCACAGCCTGTAGCAATTGATCTGCTCCCCTTACATTCAAATAGGTCTCCTGCTGGCCGGCAAAAGAAGCGGTAGGTAAATCTTCGGCTGTGGCGCTTGACCGAACGGCATACGCCTGTTCTTCTCCCACCATTTTCCATGCATCAATGATTGACGACTTGATTGTACGGGGTATGGGAACGATTAGCAAGTGGTCCCTGATCCGCTGTCCCAGCCTGTTAATTTCATCAGTTTGGTTCGGTTTCAACCGGGCAAGCAAGTCCAGCAATTCGTCCATCTCACCGCTTTCTGCGATAAAGTCACGGTAGCCCGATGTTGTAATGCAAAATCCCGGAGAAACAGGAAAGCCTGCCTTGCTCATTTCTCCCAGATTGGCACCTTTTCCCCCGACTTCAGGCAAATTCCTTCTATCGACTTCATTAAAATGCATCACATAAGCGCTCATTTTGGATACACCTTTGAAAAAGATGAAAATATTCAACTTTAATTCATTGATCTTCAGTCCAGAGTTTATTTCCTTCGCTTCTTCTTTTTTAAATCCAATTCCTTCATTTCTTATTCAAACCATTCGTAGCTGGGGGATGATGAGACATATGACGCTGAGAGACTTCTGATATAGATAGATTTTGAGAATTATTATAAAAATATATACAATAAATGGAATTTAATACTTAACCAACGGCATGAAATGTAATTTATTACTATAAAGCAAATAAAGCTTGGAATAATCAAAAAGAATGAAGAATATCTCATTGGTCATCGGTTAAGGAATTTTCTTGCCTGAAGGATATCGATTTTGCACCAAAAGTCGCCTTAAATTTTGTCCTCTTTACATGAACTCGATACCCAGTTCCAATCCCCAATGGAATACAATTTTTGACTTTGAGTCTATCCCAAAACTCAAAATTTGCTTTTTTGGATCTCTCAATTTAAGTAACCAACAAAGCTTCTGATTACGAAAGCAATCTTGAATTATTCTGATAATTGAGATTAAAACTGGGTTTTGGGATGAGCTCGCTAACAATTATGATGACGAGAGCTAACTGCTTCATAAAGGGTATAACAAAAAGCACAGAAAAGACAAAAATCAAATATGTGTTTCGCTAGCTGTAAACGAGGACAACATACCTTTTATTCATGAAACATATCCTGGAAATGTTCATGACTCTGAAGAATTTTCAGGCATAGTAGATATAAATCATAAACAGACTGACTGAATTAAATATCTGTTCTGAAGCTCTTGTTCTTGTTTTTGATAAGGGTAACAACTCAAAAGATAACATTGAAAAGGTAACCTCAAAAATGAGTTTTGTAGGAGCTGCAAAAGCAAATCAGACTGAGGAACTTCTCGATGTTCCGCTTTCCAAATATGAGTGTTTATACAAGAATTCGAAAGGTAACAAAATTTTTGGATACGGGACAAAACACCAGTTTTGCGGAACAGAATACACAACCGTAATAACATACAACGAAGGAACTTACAAGCTTCAAAAGAGCCCTTATGAAACAAACAAATCAAGAATAATTGACAGTTTGGAGGAGTTCCGGAAAAGATTAGAAAGCAGTAAAGGAAAAGAAAGAAACAGGAGCAGTGTAGAACATGATCTTGAAGGTATTATTCTGAAAAAATACAGTAGCATTATAAAATATGAAATAATTGATGCCCTGGAAGGGAAGAAAAAACCTCAGTTAAAGTTCTGGATTGATGAAGAAAACGAAAAAAAGTGCGAAAGGACGTTTGGGAAGAACATCCTATTTACGGATAAGCATAAATGGCAAACTAAAGAGATAGTGAAAACATATAGCAGTAAGAACCTTGTTGAAGATGATTTTAAACTGTTGAATGATCACTTGCTTGTCCCTACTTGCTTGTTTCTGTAGGACCGGTATACCATCACAAGGATGAAAACATTAGAGTTCATGTGTTTTTGGCTATGATTGGCCTACTTTTCTACAGATACTTGGCCTGAGAGACCAAAATATACGGTTATTCTATGAAAAAGCTCATTGAAAAACTGTCTGAGATCAAGATTGCGGTAGTTCAGGAAAAAGAGTCAAAAAAAGCAAAATTATTGTGGAAGAAATGGATACAAAACAAGCATCGTTATTTTCTTTTCTGAACATGGAGAAACCTGCCATATTAACAAAATCGTTATTGTCAGGGTTATACTTTTCATAGACATACACAAACAAAGCCAGAGGATAACGGAAAATCACCCATCTTTGAAAGGTGAGATAACATGAAGGAAAAGCAGAGAAATCCCTCCCAAATGGAGTGGGGGAGGAGTTCATTACCCGCTATAGCTCATGTTGATCTCGGATAGAGCTTCCCAATGATCATCACTTAAATAATGGCTGGGCGTAATCCAGAGGTTACCGATACCTCCCCTGATGGAGGAATGCATAGCTTGCTTGAGTTCCTCCGAAGAAAGGATATCGTTACCGCTTTTCCAGAGTCCGATAGAAATAATTATTCTGCTTGGATCGTATTTTTGCCCATACTCATGGGCGATCTCCCTTGTAACTTCTGGGTCATAGCCTTTTAGCCCAAAGTAATCCCATATCACTATCTTATCAACATGTTCCAGCATAACATGATACGATTGGCCCTTTTCCGTCGATTCTTTGCTTAAGTCGTCCCAGCTAACTTCCACATCCATGTAAAGCTTCTTATCATTTTTGTGGACGATCTTTGCAGCTCGATCCAAAAAGCGCCCAACTTCATAAGAGCGCCACTCACCAATCGACGGATCGTCTATGTTTATTAATCCATTGGGAAGTCTAGGCCAATCATCACGGCCAGTATAGGACATATAGGCAGCTTTATCATCATCACCATAGCCATCAGTGTAGTATGCCAGTTCAGTCAAGGATATCGAATTCGCTGGGTAGTTAGTAGAAATGTATTCCAACATTTGCAGGATCTGTTCGCCAAAATCGCCCTCAACTAGCTCCATTGTGCTGACCAGATTGCTGCTAGGTTCCCCTAACCATGAGATAGCTGAAGATTTTGGATGCTCTCTGATGTAGTTTGGTGCATATAAATCTACGACGATATCTACATTTGCCCACTTACTAAAGCGCTTCGAATCTTCCGCCAAAAAATCAATGCCTGTATCCTGTACATCCTGTGACCAGTAATTCTCATGGTTCTTCCATTTAAAATAGTTCCAATCCAGCCGACCAGCGCCTAAGGCTACGGTACTGACACCGGCGGATTTCATCTTTTCCTCCAAAGCAGGTATCTCTTCTCGACTATTTTCCAGGGAGGAAAAATCTACTCTGACCGTCAGTGCAGGAGAAGTAGAGGCAGGATACCATATGCTGATTACAAGAAGAATGAATATTACGATAAAACAACAGGCTATACCGCATATTATTGCTTTGGAATCTCTCCGCGGCTTACAATGCCGGTCCGATCCAGCTTGTTCCATTTTGCCTCCTCTCTACGCAGCTCAACGATGATCGCCCATAGCATTACTGCATCCATCATTAAGGAATATGGTACCCATAACGGAATCACGTAGAAGTATTTTAAATCGATCCAAGCTCGGTCAAGGGCGATAGCGAATAGTGATGCAATGAAGGCAAAGATCAGACCAAGCCAACCAATGATGCTCATCCAGCCCAAAGGGATGGGATTGATGTTGAGAAATAGCAAGATTGGCAGCAGTATGATTGATATCAACTGCAGCAAAGGTATGATAATCATTGATGCCAAGTTAATCGGCAAATATAAGGCAAAAAGGCCATACCTGGGATTGAATAACATATCTCGGTGAATATAAGCAGTCTTAAGTAGCCCACGCGCCCATCGCACTCGCTGCTTCCACAGGCCCTTGATAGTTGAGGGTACTTCTACATACACTATGGCCCAGGGTTGAAACGCTACCTTGTAACCTGCCTTGTGCACACGCCAGGTCAATTCTATGTCTTCGCCTATAAATCCCTCTAAGAAGGGACCAGTCTTTTCAAGAGTGATACGTCGGAAGGCGCCTATATTGCCAGACACGACAGGAAGGCAATCGATAGTATCCAGCGCTCTACGCACAAAGCCTGTGCCTACGTGAGTGAGCAAGTTCGCCAGTAGTGTCTGAAGCTTATCAAGGTTAACGGGAGCATCGCTGCCACATACTGCACCTACATCTTCGCTGCTAAAACCACCGAGCATCTTGCTTATGGTATCAGGAGCAAAGATGCCGTCAGCATCGACGAAGAATATTACTTCTCCTTTGGCTAGGTTCAGTCCCATGTTAAGAGCTGAGGCTTTGCCTCCGTTTTTCTTGGTTACCACAATTACACGGGAGTTCGTTTCATAACGCTGCATCTCTTCAAGCGTATTATCAGACGAACCGTCATCCACTAGGATGACCTCATATTCTGAATAGTCCGATGCCAGAATGGAGTCTATGCAATGGGCTATCACTTTTTCTTCATTATAGGCTGGTACCACTATAGAGATGAAGGGATTATCGCTGTTGAATATATGCTGTTTACTTTTGCGCATTTCGAAAGCTAGAGATAGTGGAAAATATGTAATTGTCAGAATGCCTACAGAAAAGCAGGTGAATCCTATAATATAGAAGAATAAAAGAAGCATCTCCATCATCAAACTCCAAAATCTTCCAAAACTGCATCCAGTACTTCTTTGGCCTGGGTAATATTTGCTCCAAACCTGGCATTGATCTCCAGAACTACAGGATTGTTATCGTTTCGACGGCGAATATCTATGTCCATTGGACCGGTCAGATTCATAGCCTTTGCTGCAGATATAGCTATATCCGCCACGTCAGGAGCGTTTACGCGCTTCACTTCAGCTGCGTTGCCCACGATTCCCTCTTTAAGCATAGTCTTTTCTAAAACTACGATAGCAGATTTTTTCCCGATATATACATTAGGTGCGTAATCCGTTCCTGGGATAAATTCCTGCAATATATATCTGTCATCAAGCATGGAGATTGCAGGCCAGTCCTTTACGTTTCTGATAACTACTTCTCTACCGCCTCTACCTACCCGCGGCTTACTCAGACATGGCCATCCCAAATTGAGCGAGATCTCCTCAGGCGAAGAGACCTGGGAAGGCAGTAAGTACCTGGGAACGCATACTCCGTGGTTCGAAAGCCGTTTAGATGTCAGAAATTTATCATCTGCATCGTAGACTGCTTGCTTTTGGCTAATGACCGCCGGTATATCACTCCATTTAATCCATTCTGAGGCTAAGATTGGCAATTCCTCGCTCACAGTTGGAATCATCAGTTGAATGCTCTCCTCGACTGCAAGAGTGCATAGTTTTTCCAAGAACGATGGGTGTGAAGCAGGAGGAATCCTATGCACTTTGACCCCCGGAAGCGAAATCCTCTGCATATCAACACCGATGACGGAATGTCCTCTTTCTAAAAGGAGTGATGCAACATTACGACCGGCTGGTCCTCCAATACCAGTCACCATAATCTTCATTATTAATCATCCCTCGTGCCCAATTTATTATGTGCCCTTTCAAATTTGCGCTTGTTCATTCATATCATCACGGACACAAATAAATTGGCAAACTAATCCGAATTGCCTCAAAGCCTTCTGCTTGTTTCAATTTTGCTTGAGCACCTCGGAAGATGGCATTTCCATAGACCTGCTCTGGCTGTACATATCTCTTTTTATTTTGATCTTCATGTTCCCGGATACTCTCTATTTTGATATCGATATAGGGTTCGATGTCTATGAAAACATTTGGCTGGAAGGACTGGGTAGTGGAAGGGCTTTCATAGCATAATATCGTGCTCAGGTTGCGGCAAGCACGCAGTGTTGCACGGTGAACCGATCTATGATCCTGATGTAGATCGTGAATTGAATGTGTAAATACTACATCCGGTTTCAACTCGTCTACGATTATTTCGATTTGCTTGGTAATCTCTAAGATGAAATGATCCAGTCTCGTATCAGGAAAATCCCTAATTTCAAGCTTACTCAGACCTAAGAATTCAGCGCTTTTCTTTGCTTCTCTAAGCCTGGATGGACTATTGCCCCCCATTTCTCCGTTGCTTAAGACCAAGCCCCATATAGTGTGCCCTGCGTCGCAAAGCTTTGCGAGAGATCCTCCACAGGCGATCTCCATGTCATCTGGATGGGCTCCAATTACCAGAATCTTCATCGATTTTAGACTAGGTTCAGCTATCACCTTCATCCTCACAATTCCTATCATGAGTGCACTCAGTCCTATGATGCTCAGGCAATCACAACCAAGATGGAGCCATATGTCCGAATTTATGCTTATCAGGCAGTAAAATTGGAGGGCAGCGAAAAAGATATTGCTGGCCAATATGACCCTGAATATGGTTCTAGACTTACGGACCATTCTTCTCAGCGACTGGTTTTTAATTAAAAGGCATACAGCCACTGTAATGAAGACTATAGTATCAATCAAATGTATAAATTCTACTAAGCTAAACATAAGTACCATCTAGTTCCAACCGAACCTCTTGGTTGCGAGTCCCATCATCATCTGAACTTTGCTTTACTATCAATTTAATAAATTAGGTACACGAGTAATCCTGAACCATTCCACGTTTGACTTGTAAACCCATAGCGTCCAGTTGCCTTTGAAACTCTGCCAGACTATCTCTTCTTTTCCGGTCTCATCCACGGTTCTTTGAATAACTATATAGTTCTGGAATAGGGGAACGGATCAGGAAAGTAGAGAAAATCCATAAAAGATATGCGGTCAGCCATTTTTTACTTTTCAACTTCTAAATCACTTAAACCATACCACTTGCCGTTGACCATATCTGCTTTGCCTTCAATGATCGGGACAACCAGATTGGAATATCAGCAGGATTGTGCTGACCATCAGAATCCATGGTTACGAGAATATCGGAACCTTCGGCAGCTTCAAAGCCTGTTTTAAGAGCCATGCCTTTACCTTTGTTTGTCTCATGAACAATCACTTCAGCTCCGGCTTTTTCTGCTATCTCTACAGTCCGGTCAGAACTGCCATTATCTACCATGATCACTCTATCGGCATATCTTTTCGTATGCAGGACAGTACTTCCTATTGATACTTTCTCATTAAAAGCTGGAAGGACTACGGTTATTTTCTGGCAGACTGCTTCCTTTGAACGACAAATCTCTTTCTCTTGTTGGAAGCGCGGGGAAAAGCTGGTTAAAAAAAGTTCATTTTTTACTTTAAATTCCTTTATAGGAACATAGTTAACACTAACCAAGAAGATATAAAAACCTCCTATAATATATTATTACCTGTCGTGTATAATATAAACAACCATATATATACATATCTTAATAAAAGTAGAGAAAATTCGAGTCTGTTAAAAAGTAATATTGAACCAATATATTTTCAGGGAACGGGAAGCCTAAATACGCTGAGAAGTACCAATTGTGAAAACGTTGCTTTTTCCAGCCCTTCCGGGTAGTATAAGAGACTACAAAGATTACTTTTGTGCTACATTTCTTCAGGATATTTCTAATGGAATAAATATTGGCAGTGATGTTGGACTTAAGACATATGAGAATTAAGATATTCAAACTAGTGTCGAGCCAATAATCAAGTATTGAATAGTAATGAATGACTGTAATCCGGTTCATACGACATTACTTAATTGACAGAACACTAGATTATGGATCTTTTTTGTGGGAATTCCCGACAGCTACAGCTAAAAGCGATTAAGTTTATGAACTAATTTTTCCCCCATTTTAGCCTTATCCATATTGGAATTTTGCTCTTATTAAAGGTGAGAAACCGTTACATATTCCAGTGCTGAAACACCGTTTGTTGAAAAAAGTAAATAGATTGTAACAAAAATTAGTTAGAGCCTATCCGAAAAGTCGATAATGGCATGTTGCAAAGATTACGAGAAGGCTATAATATCCGGGTTCCCTTCCGGTTGCGTATTGCCCAATGTAAAAGTTATAGCAAACTGCAGCACTTTTCGGATAGGTTCTTAGTCCATTATCGGTTTTGAATGACCATGCTTTGTCTACTATATCACATATCAAAGAAAATATATGTTCCATTGTATTATCTGTCTCAGGCGTAAAACCTTTTTTCAAGAAGCTCACATTCTTCATGAAAATTTCTTCGGCATAAGAAATAGCTTTATGAGAAGCTTCAGACAGTTCAAAATCAGAGTTAAATTCTCGTATTTTTTTGAATATGCGCAACAGCACTGATAACCGTATCAGAAAGTATCAATTGAGATATCTCATTGTAGGTAATCTTATCATTATCTGGAATCTCTTCAATAGAACTGAATTCCTCATAATACCTCTTACTAACGTTTTTTAATTGATGAAACACGCAAAAAGAATGAGCCACTTCAGGAAAGACCTTTTTTACGGCTCCAATAATCGCTTTATCCTCATCAGAAACAATTTTTTGATTTTACCTTCAGGAAATCGGTTCTTTACCATTAGCGATCTCATTATTTCCAGCCATGACAGTTTGAAAATGGCAACCTAACACTTTGCTTATATAGATTTGTCCTCCGTGACCTAATTTCATTGCTTCGATGGCTGCGTATCTTCTCCGATCTTTCTCGTTCAAACTGTCATAAAATGCTTTCATTTGCTTTTCAATTTCTTCAGAATATTTTATGCGTAGCGTCAAATTAGATTCCTTATATTTATTTGTAATAGCTTTCAAAAAAGCATTATAGCTGGTAATAGGAATTCTTGAAATTATATATGTGTTATTCCTAAATATCCCTACCACAATAACGGAATCAGTCTGTAACGAACTTTTTGACAGTATTCTTTATAACCCGGCAGATTTTCGGATAGAAACTTTTCTTCCTCAAGAAGTCTCCAGATGATAACCAGCATAATGGGTACGAGTATAAGCAGTCCCCACCACGAACCAAGCGCAAGAGGAGTACCTGAAAATATAATGAGACCAGCTGCATACATAGGATGGCGGACTATGCTATAAACTCCTGTGGTTATTACTTGCTGGTCTGAGGATACTTGAATGGTAGCAGCAGCAAAGGGGTTTTCTCTGAAAACCAGAAAAATGAGAAAATATCCCAGTACTACGAGCATATCTCCTGCAATAACAATATAAACCGGAACATCCGACCACCCGAAACGGTGGTCAAATGAGGGAATAATGAGAATAGCACAAAACAAAATTAAAAGAAATAGTTGTATAATCTTCTGAGTCTTTTCTTTCTCTGCCCCTGGCCCCCTTTCAACCCGGCGTTCCAGAAGTTTCGGGTCTTTTTTCCACAAATAAATAGTTATCATCACTACTGACCCGTAGAAAACAATCAAATAAACCCATGCCTGCCAGAAATCAAATGACCACGCAGGGCCAAAAAGACATATCCCTAACATGACAATAAGCCGCACGAAGCCAAATAGAGTTTTCATTTTCAGAGCGGAAGTACTTTTGTTAGTGATATTCATGAAATTGTTCCTCATGAAATTACTCCTCTATTTATCGTAATGGGAATAAAACATATCCGAAAAAACATGTCTCTGACATAACAACAAGCCGCACGAAACCAGACCGAATTTTTATTGTAATCCGTATTTATGCGACAGGAACAGGATCATGAGGGCATGAATTAATCTCGGTTTTACCAGCCCTTGCCGACGCAATGGCAACACCCGTGGAAATCGGGCGTCCGGCATTCGGACCGGTAAAATAGAGCCGTTTTAGCTCTCCGGTTGTTGCGTTGTGAACCTCACGGAAGCCGCGCCGGATAAGAAATGGTTCAATCTGGCCTTCATCAATCCCGAAAATCAACCTCTCGCCGATCACCCTTGTTATCCACCTCACGGTCTTCATGTCGTGCAGAGTTTCGTTGTAGAAATAGTCAAAGATCACAGAACTTCCCGTTCCTGAATGATTGGCGATAAAAGCCAGCGTGCTGTCAATTCCTTCCGGAGTAAGGTACATGGTTACGCCCTGCCAGATAAACAGCGTTTTGCCCTGCTCGTCATAGCCGCTGGCGAGCAGGCGCTTACCGAGCATCTGGGTATTGAAATCCACCTGGACGAAGGTGACATGATCAGGCATGGGGTTGATTACCTTCTTCAACCGCTTCAGTTTTACTTCCTGCGTTTCCGGGTGATCGACTTCGAATACCCGCATCTTCTCGATTCCTGCGATGCGGTATGCGCGTG containing:
- a CDS encoding methyltransferase family protein, translating into MNITNKSTSALKMKTLFGFVRLIVMLGICLFGPAWSFDFWQAWVYLIVFYGSVVMITIYLWKKDPKLLERRVERGPGAEKEKTQKIIQLFLLILFCAILIIPSFDHRFGWSDVPVYIVIAGDMLVVLGYFLIFLVFRENPFAAATIQVSSDQQVITTGVYSIVRHPMYAAGLIIFSGTPLALGSWWGLLILVPIMLVIIWRLLEEEKFLSENLPGYKEYCQKVRYRLIPLLW
- a CDS encoding glycosyltransferase family 2 protein, which translates into the protein MVSVNYVPIKEFKVKNELFLTSFSPRFQQEKEICRSKEAVCQKITVVLPAFNEKVSIGSTVLHTKRYADRVIMVDNGSSDRTVEIAEKAGAEVIVHETNKGKGMALKTGFEAAEGSDILVTMDSDGQHNPADIPIWLSRSLKAKQIWSTASGMV
- a CDS encoding glycosyltransferase; the protein is MMEMLLLFFYIIGFTCFSVGILTITYFPLSLAFEMRKSKQHIFNSDNPFISIVVPAYNEEKVIAHCIDSILASDYSEYEVILVDDGSSDNTLEEMQRYETNSRVIVVTKKNGGKASALNMGLNLAKGEVIFFVDADGIFAPDTISKMLGGFSSEDVGAVCGSDAPVNLDKLQTLLANLLTHVGTGFVRRALDTIDCLPVVSGNIGAFRRITLEKTGPFLEGFIGEDIELTWRVHKAGYKVAFQPWAIVYVEVPSTIKGLWKQRVRWARGLLKTAYIHRDMLFNPRYGLFALYLPINLASMIIIPLLQLISIILLPILLFLNINPIPLGWMSIIGWLGLIFAFIASLFAIALDRAWIDLKYFYVIPLWVPYSLMMDAVMLWAIIVELRREEAKWNKLDRTGIVSRGEIPKQ
- a CDS encoding ATP-grasp domain-containing protein, whose product is MKIMVTGIGGPAGRNVASLLLERGHSVIGVDMQRISLPGVKVHRIPPASHPSFLEKLCTLAVEESIQLMIPTVSEELPILASEWIKWSDIPAVISQKQAVYDADDKFLTSKRLSNHGVCVPRYLLPSQVSSPEEISLNLGWPCLSKPRVGRGGREVVIRNVKDWPAISMLDDRYILQEFIPGTDYAPNVYIGKKSAIVVLEKTMLKEGIVGNAAEVKRVNAPDVADIAISAAKAMNLTGPMDIDIRRRNDNNPVVLEINARFGANITQAKEVLDAVLEDFGV
- a CDS encoding phosphoenolpyruvate synthase; the encoded protein is MSAYVMHFNEVDRRNLPEVGGKGANLGEMSKAGFPVSPGFCITTSGYRDFIAESGEMDELLDLLARLKPNQTDEINRLGQRIRDHLLIVPIPRTIKSSIIDAWKMVGEEQAYAVRSSATAEDLPTASFAGQQETYLNVRGADQLLQAVRKCWISLFTDRAILYRMKNGFDHRSVYLSIVVQQMVFPDVSGLMFTADPVTGHRNIISIDASFGLGEALVSGIVSADSYQVLKDRIVKKQIAEKKKAIYPAAEGGTKIKELAPELQNKQALSDDKILELARLGQRIEKHYCPERGVEQRPERGSERCPGGGAEQCLEQDIEWCLAGDKFYILQSRPITSLYPVPKVHDNKLHIFFSFAHLQMMTDAMKPMGISIFQGVFPLGKDPAAFPNSVIVEAGDRLFFDVTLLLYSKFFRKYFTWKITILDELMGNALEKIVTSEAFQQEAKANKGATKQLFRLFKPMLPFYLKGIPIIINSLFFLDPSGIIERATVPPEQTISKYRNSIMQLSGVERIKRVRESMENLLQDLNDSMMYVPLPFIVLPMASRLTRRWLGEDLDVDTLSKSPPGNVTGEMGLMIGDLADTVRRYPEVENYLKRAEDITFYQGLSKVKGGDAFRPELDRFMELYGMRCPGEIDISNLRWREAPTLLVPSIINHMKSNAPGEHRKRFSQGQKEAQEYVQKLLERMRNTPAGRLKTGLMARLISIYRNSTGLREFPKYVIVRFFDIYRQAILAEARSLHEREILERDEDVFYLYLDELIALLENHSGEDVRCLIAFRKRAHEQYQKLTPPRVMTSEGEVITGVRSDVEAPKGALIGTPVSAGVAEGYVKVVLKPEEAKLNKGDILVAPFTDPGWTPLFYSAQALVVEIGGMMTHGSVIAREYGIPAVVGIENVTKILKDGQYVRVDGTRGFVQVLERALERDI
- a CDS encoding class I SAM-dependent methyltransferase, whose protein sequence is MRQKQSIKTAEGMALVRAIEAQKPEDVRICYDPVALSLVNRIRFTLSKLVIDSGIYGLIFRGAIEFITARERYIDDFLKACLNEGLDQVVILGAGFDTRAYRIAGIEKMRVFEVDHPETQEVKLKRLKKVINPMPDHVTFVQVDFNTQMLGKRLLASGYDEQGKTLFIWQGVTMYLTPEGIDSTLAFIANHSGTGSSVIFDYFYNETLHDMKTVRWITRVIGERLIFGIDEGQIEPFLIRRGFREVHNATTGELKRLYFTGPNAGRPISTGVAIASARAGKTEINSCPHDPVPVA
- a CDS encoding PIG-L deacetylase family protein, whose amino-acid sequence is MIDTIVFITVAVCLLIKNQSLRRMVRKSRTIFRVILASNIFFAALQFYCLISINSDIWLHLGCDCLSIIGLSALMIGIVRMKVIAEPSLKSMKILVIGAHPDDMEIACGGSLAKLCDAGHTIWGLVLSNGEMGGNSPSRLREAKKSAEFLGLSKLEIRDFPDTRLDHFILEITKQIEIIVDELKPDVVFTHSIHDLHQDHRSVHRATLRACRNLSTILCYESPSTTQSFQPNVFIDIEPYIDIKIESIREHEDQNKKRYVQPEQVYGNAIFRGAQAKLKQAEGFEAIRISLPIYLCP